The Actinoplanes sp. N902-109 genomic interval CGTTGACCACGATCACCGGCGGCAGGTCCTGGCGCCGGCACGAGTCGACGACCGCGCGCACCTTGCGGGCGAACGGGAACCCCGCGCCGCCGCGCCCGCGCAGCTCGATCCGGTCGGCCAGCCCGATCAGCTCACCGCTGGACAGGGCCGCGAACCCGCCGTGCACCTCCTGGTGCGCCAGCAGGTCCAGCCGGCCGTACTCCTCCATGCCCGCCGTCAGCCGCGGCGTGCCGATCGATGTGACGGGTGGAACCTGACTCTCACTCACTGAGCTTCCCCTCGCAGCGTCGCCCAGTAACCGGCGTCGTCTGCTTCCTCAACCGTGCCGGTCCGGGATCCTCGGCGGGCCCCCCGGCCCGTCCCGGTCCGCGCGGATTCCTGCTGTCCTGCTTGTTCCAGCTGGGCGGCCCGGCGGGCGCGGCGCTGCGCCATGTCGACAAGCGTCGGCGTCTCGTCGGGCTCGATGTCGTCCGGGCCGTCGTAGTCCGGGCCGTCGTAGTCAGGCCGGTCGTAGCCCGGGCGGTCGTAACCCGGGCCGTAGGAGCCCGGGCCGTCGTGGTCCGCGGCCGGCTCGACGAACTCGCTGCGGCTGTGCCGGCCGGAGTCGGCGCGGTCGACGTCCGCGCCCCGGTCGCGCCGGGCCCGGGGCGCCTCCTCGTCCTCCTCGGCGTAGCGGGAGGCGCGCGGCGCACGGCGGCGGGGCGCGTCGTCGTACCGGTCGTCGTCGGCGTAGCGGCGCGGCCGCGGGACCTCTTCCTCGTCGTACGCCGCACGGCGGCTGCGCGGTGCGGGCGCGTCGTCCTCGTCGTACCCGGTGCGGCGGCTGCGCGGGGCCGGTGCGTCCTCCTCGTACACCGCCCGGCGCGAGCGCGGCGCGGGCATGTCGTCCGCGTCGTCGGCGAAGTCGGGCGCGAAGGCGGCGCGGCGGCTGCGCGGCGGCGCGGGCATCGCGGCGTCCTCGTCGGCGAGGCGGCGGGCCCGCGGGCGGGGGGCCGGCTCGTCGGCGGCCTCGTCCTCGGCGTAGCGGCGGGGGCGGCGCGGGGCGTCGTCGTAGCCGTCGTCGGCCCGGCGGGAGGCGCGCGGGGCGGGTGCCACGTCCTCCTCCTCGTCGGCGTACCCCTCGGTCAGGGCCCGGCGGGAGAACGACCCGGTCGGCTCGTCGAACCGCTCGCCGCGACGCTGGCGGGGGGCCGGTGCGTCGTCCTCGTACCGGCGCTGGCGGCGCGCCGGCATGTCGTCCTCGTCCTCGAACTCCCAGCGCTGGGTGGGCACGTCGGCGAAGTCGCGGCGGCGGCGGGCCCGCTCGTCCTCGTCGGGGCGCGGCCGGCGCTCCGCACGCTCCGCGACCGGGACCGGCATCGGGGCCGGGCTGACCGGTGCGGCGGCCGGGACGGCGGGCTGCTCGCCGGTGGCGCCGGCCGGGCGCGGCGCGGCGGGCTTCCAGGCCTGCACGGCGTTGCCGCGGTCGGACACGAACGGGTCCTCCTCGCGCCGGCTGCGGCCGCGGCCCTTGCCGGCCGTACCGGCCGAGGCGAGCTTGCCGACCGGCTTCATGCCACCGGTGTTGCCGCCCGCGGTGCCCTGCTGGGAGGCGAAGTCCTTCTTGCGGTTGAGGCTGACGGCGATCCGGACCGCCAGGCCGATGAGCACCATCAGGA includes:
- a CDS encoding MFS transporter, whose protein sequence is MARTKMKERPTARVDVEMGATGGRKPPSKLAVTLLGVCILAVIWAAMMMIPAGRVAYVYIFSYSEFYMGVLTLVSLSITIMVGLVSTDRLVLTIRQRLLLQSTHRTTGVMAIAALGIHLWTKYAMGKMQFIDAFIPFLNPGKTLFIGFGTISGWVMVLVMWTGIARARFIGRGKPWMWRGIHSISYLIWPIALLHGLNAGRPAAVWVIVSYVVCVLMVLIGLAVRIAVSLNRKKDFASQQGTAGGNTGGMKPVGKLASAGTAGKGRGRSRREEDPFVSDRGNAVQAWKPAAPRPAGATGEQPAVPAAAPVSPAPMPVPVAERAERRPRPDEDERARRRRDFADVPTQRWEFEDEDDMPARRQRRYEDDAPAPRQRRGERFDEPTGSFSRRALTEGYADEEEDVAPAPRASRRADDGYDDAPRRPRRYAEDEAADEPAPRPRARRLADEDAAMPAPPRSRRAAFAPDFADDADDMPAPRSRRAVYEEDAPAPRSRRTGYDEDDAPAPRSRRAAYDEEEVPRPRRYADDDRYDDAPRRRAPRASRYAEEDEEAPRARRDRGADVDRADSGRHSRSEFVEPAADHDGPGSYGPGYDRPGYDRPDYDGPDYDGPDDIEPDETPTLVDMAQRRARRAAQLEQAGQQESARTGTGRGARRGSRTGTVEEADDAGYWATLRGEAQ